One Sphaerisporangium krabiense DNA segment encodes these proteins:
- a CDS encoding nicotinate phosphoribosyltransferase: MGMSSALLTDHYELTMVQAALAGGTAHRRSVFEVFARHLPGGRRYGVVAGTGRLLDLLADYRFGDAELAYLRENGVVDDRTLDFLASYRFSGDIRGYPEGECYFPGSPIMVVESTFAEAVLLETLILSVLNHDSAVASAASRMAHAAGGRPLIEMGSRRTHEVAAVSAARAAHIAGFSSTSNLMAGRLYGVPTAGTAAHAFTLLHDSEYDAFQAQIDSLGPETTLLVDTYDVAKAVRTAVELAGPRLGAVRIDSGDLAVAAQEVRQMLDALGATTTRIVVTSDLDEYAIAALAAAPVDGYGVGTSVVTGSGVPTAAMVYKLVAREDAEGVLRPVAKKSVGKPSKGGRKEAFRALRDGVATAELITTSPGAPAPAQARPLLRDLVRGGEIVGREPLAAARERHLASTAELPVPARQLSHGDPVIPTVFS, from the coding sequence ATGGGCATGAGCAGCGCGTTGCTTACCGATCACTATGAGCTGACGATGGTGCAGGCGGCGCTCGCCGGCGGCACGGCCCATCGGCGCTCGGTCTTCGAGGTCTTCGCCCGCCATCTGCCCGGGGGGCGCAGGTACGGCGTCGTGGCCGGCACCGGCCGCCTGCTCGACCTCCTGGCCGACTACCGCTTCGGCGACGCCGAACTCGCCTACCTGCGCGAGAACGGGGTCGTGGACGACCGGACGCTGGACTTCCTCGCCTCCTACCGGTTCTCCGGCGACATCCGCGGCTACCCGGAGGGCGAGTGCTACTTCCCCGGCTCGCCGATCATGGTCGTGGAGTCCACGTTCGCCGAGGCCGTGCTGCTGGAGACGCTGATCCTCTCGGTGCTCAACCACGACTCGGCGGTCGCCTCCGCGGCCTCGCGCATGGCGCACGCGGCGGGCGGGCGGCCGCTCATCGAGATGGGCTCGCGGCGCACCCACGAGGTCGCGGCCGTCTCGGCGGCCAGGGCCGCCCACATCGCCGGTTTCTCCTCCACCTCCAACCTGATGGCCGGGCGCCTGTACGGGGTGCCGACCGCCGGCACCGCCGCGCACGCCTTCACCCTGCTGCACGACTCCGAGTACGACGCCTTCCAGGCGCAGATCGACTCCCTCGGCCCCGAGACCACGCTCCTGGTCGACACCTACGATGTCGCCAAGGCGGTGCGCACGGCGGTGGAGCTGGCCGGGCCCCGGCTCGGGGCGGTCCGCATCGACTCCGGCGACCTGGCCGTGGCCGCGCAGGAGGTGCGGCAGATGCTGGACGCGCTCGGCGCCACCACCACCCGCATCGTCGTCACCAGCGACCTGGACGAGTACGCCATCGCCGCGCTCGCCGCCGCGCCCGTCGACGGGTACGGCGTCGGCACCTCGGTCGTCACCGGTTCCGGAGTGCCGACCGCCGCCATGGTCTACAAGCTCGTCGCCCGCGAGGACGCCGAGGGGGTGCTCCGTCCTGTGGCCAAGAAGTCGGTCGGCAAGCCGAGCAAGGGCGGCAGGAAGGAGGCCTTCCGCGCGCTGCGGGACGGCGTCGCGACCGCCGAGCTGATCACCACCTCGCCCGGCGCGCCCGCGCCCGCGCAGGCGCGCCCGCTGCTGCGCGACCTGGTCCGCGGCGGCGAGATCGTGGGACGCGAGCCGCTGGCCGCCGCGCGCGAGCGCCACCTGGCCTCCACCGCCGAGCTGCCCGTCCCGGCCCGCCAGCTCTCCCACGGCGACCCGGTGATCCCCACGGTGTTCTCATGA
- a CDS encoding DEAD/DEAH box helicase, translating into MSSFAASHLSPSYPDRAAWGTAPKLRAWQQEAFDLYFRREPRDFLTVATPGAGKTTYALRIASELLARGVVQRVTIVTPTEHLKRQWADAAGRVGIAIDPEFKNSQGATSRDYTGVAVTYAQVSMHPALHRSRTEYRRTLVIFDEIHHAGDAKSWGDGVREAFEPAARRLALTGTPFRSDTNPIPFVTYAEDGEGVRRSVSDYDYGYAPALADGVVRPVIFLAYAGEMRWRTRAGDEITATLGTPLTKDQLGQAWRAALDAKGDWITQVLRAADRRLTEVRRGVPDAGAMVIASDHEAARAYAKLLRAITGQGATVVLSDDPGASDKIKQFSASEERWLVAVRMVSEGVDIPRLAVGVYATSVSTPLFFAQAVGRFVRVRRRGETASVFLPSVPTLMGLAGEMEAQRDHVLDRKPPEDGLDDFLVDEARQKKDNPDVLGDELPFETVEASATFDRVLFDGGEFGTAAEPGSPEEEDFLGLPGLLEPDQVAVLLRKHQADQQAAKRRKAADPRPEPALSPHEEIAALRKELNGLVGAWNHRTAQPHGVIHAELRRACGGPPVAQATAEQIRQRIETIRKWATQRSR; encoded by the coding sequence GTGAGCTCGTTCGCCGCGTCCCACCTGTCACCCTCCTATCCCGACCGCGCCGCCTGGGGCACCGCGCCCAAGCTGCGCGCCTGGCAGCAGGAGGCATTCGACCTCTACTTCCGCCGCGAGCCCCGTGACTTCCTCACGGTGGCCACCCCCGGCGCCGGCAAGACCACCTACGCCCTGCGCATCGCCAGCGAGCTGCTCGCCCGCGGGGTGGTGCAGCGGGTGACGATCGTCACCCCCACCGAGCACCTCAAGCGCCAGTGGGCCGACGCCGCGGGCCGGGTGGGCATCGCCATCGATCCGGAGTTCAAGAACAGCCAGGGCGCCACCTCCCGCGACTACACCGGCGTCGCGGTCACCTACGCCCAGGTCTCGATGCACCCCGCGCTGCACCGCTCGCGCACCGAGTACCGCAGGACCCTGGTGATCTTCGACGAGATCCACCACGCCGGCGACGCGAAGTCCTGGGGCGACGGGGTGCGCGAGGCGTTCGAGCCCGCCGCCCGGCGGCTCGCCCTCACCGGCACCCCGTTCCGCTCCGACACCAACCCCATCCCGTTCGTCACCTACGCCGAGGACGGCGAGGGGGTCCGCCGCAGCGTCTCCGACTACGACTACGGCTACGCGCCCGCGCTGGCCGACGGCGTCGTCCGCCCGGTCATCTTCCTCGCCTACGCCGGCGAGATGCGCTGGCGCACCCGGGCGGGCGACGAGATCACCGCCACCCTCGGCACGCCGCTGACCAAGGACCAGCTCGGCCAGGCCTGGCGGGCCGCGCTCGACGCCAAGGGCGACTGGATCACCCAGGTCCTGCGCGCGGCCGACCGCCGGCTCACCGAGGTCCGCCGGGGCGTGCCCGACGCCGGGGCCATGGTCATCGCCTCCGACCACGAGGCCGCCCGCGCGTACGCCAAGCTGCTGCGGGCCATCACCGGCCAGGGCGCGACCGTGGTCCTCTCCGACGACCCCGGCGCCTCCGACAAGATCAAGCAGTTCAGCGCCTCAGAGGAGCGCTGGCTGGTCGCGGTCCGCATGGTCTCCGAAGGCGTGGACATCCCCCGGCTCGCGGTCGGCGTCTACGCCACCAGCGTGTCCACGCCGCTGTTCTTCGCCCAGGCCGTGGGGCGCTTCGTCCGGGTCCGCCGCCGGGGCGAGACGGCCTCGGTGTTCCTGCCCTCCGTGCCCACCCTCATGGGGCTGGCCGGCGAGATGGAGGCCCAGCGCGACCACGTCCTGGACCGCAAGCCGCCCGAGGACGGCCTCGACGACTTCCTGGTCGACGAGGCCCGGCAGAAGAAGGACAACCCTGACGTCCTCGGGGACGAGCTGCCGTTCGAGACCGTCGAGGCGTCGGCCACGTTCGACCGGGTGCTGTTCGACGGCGGCGAGTTCGGCACGGCGGCCGAGCCCGGCTCCCCCGAGGAGGAGGACTTCCTCGGCCTGCCCGGCCTGCTGGAGCCCGACCAGGTCGCGGTCCTGCTGCGCAAGCACCAGGCCGACCAGCAGGCGGCCAAGCGGCGCAAGGCCGCGGACCCCCGCCCCGAGCCCGCGCTGAGCCCGCACGAGGAGATCGCGGCCCTGCGCAAGGAGCTCAACGGCCTGGTCGGCGCCTGGAACCACCGCACCGCCCAGCCGCACGGCGTCATCCACGCCGAGCTGCGCCGGGCCTGCGGCGGCCCCCCGGTCGCCCAGGCCACCGCCGAGCAGATCCGCCAGCGCATCGAGACCATCCGCAAGTGGGCGACCCAGCGCTCCCGCTAG
- a CDS encoding isochorismatase family protein translates to MKTSLVIVDVQNDFCEGGSLAVAGGAGVAAAIGPHAAAGSYDHVVATRDYHVDPGGHFSARPDYVESWPAHCVVGTPGAAFHPALDTSAVEEVFSKGRDSAAYSGFEGCGEDGAGLAGWLRARGVEAVDVVGIATDHCVRATALDAAANGFTVRVLLDLTAGVSPATTETALAQMRAAGVTLVGTPVLGTP, encoded by the coding sequence ATGAAGACCAGCCTGGTGATCGTGGACGTGCAGAACGACTTCTGCGAGGGCGGCAGCCTGGCCGTGGCGGGCGGCGCGGGCGTGGCGGCGGCGATCGGGCCGCACGCCGCCGCCGGCTCCTACGACCACGTGGTGGCCACCCGTGACTACCACGTCGATCCCGGCGGCCACTTCTCCGCCCGCCCCGACTACGTCGAGAGCTGGCCCGCCCACTGCGTCGTCGGCACCCCGGGCGCCGCGTTCCACCCCGCGCTGGACACCTCGGCGGTCGAGGAGGTCTTCAGCAAGGGCAGGGACAGCGCGGCCTACAGCGGCTTCGAGGGGTGCGGCGAGGACGGCGCCGGGCTGGCCGGCTGGCTGCGGGCGCGGGGCGTCGAGGCGGTGGACGTGGTGGGCATCGCCACCGACCACTGTGTGCGCGCCACCGCCCTGGACGCCGCCGCGAACGGCTTCACCGTCCGTGTGCTGCTCGACCTCACCGCCGGGGTGTCCCCCGCGACGACCGAGACCGCGCTCGCCCAGATGAGGGCGGCGGGCGTGACCCTCGTCGGCACGCCGGTCCTCGGAACGCCCTGA